Proteins encoded in a region of the Sterolibacterium denitrificans genome:
- a CDS encoding molybdopterin-dependent oxidoreductase, with protein sequence MQVSRRHFIVGTAAVAAGAGLYSLRPKLTGPKPGITMPPLVPAKKVKYNDYSDIWREKWKWDKVVKGTHTRANCVAACSWDVYVRDGIAWREEQNTIYEPPRPGIPDQNPRGCQKGACYTTLQLSETRVKYPLKRVGERGEGKWKRITWDEALNEIADKLIDISVEHGTETICFDDLSNTGYGPETAGDFRFSTALQVTRLDGWSGVGDMPLGVIQTWGAFNCEGTSDDWFRSDYIVIWLGNPNYTRIPDAHFLHEARYRGAKLVVVSPDLNASTVHADRWIKVKPETDAALGLACAQVMIAEDLYKKDYVLEQTDFPFLVRKDNQRFLRTSDVVKGGVDNAFYLWDEAKNAIVMAPGCEGDGNGGRSLKLGKLKPALSGTRSVKLLDGSTVECVTVFDMIRERLDTEHTPEQAAKITGLHPNVIRTFAREMAAAPSAMIIASYGACKHYHSDLFQRSFILLMNLTGNQGKPGGGMRIAAWWGMDGMDAMADSTVPMEDLVKLIPKAIRGLTPRDYEQLYTEYSDREGHTPTMVFLYVHGGYKEMWDKPHLQDPHLPRNLSSYVRESIDKGWTRVHPPEDRQPRAYVFTGANPLRRWPSPQIAREKLWPKFELVVSATFKMSSSTMFADYVLPVAAYYEKYGIKYAQTYVPYIISSDKATEPLGESKSDWETFGLLARAVGERAKARGITMVRGLNDKEFDVTKIYDKYTSNGKYDPTDPEDPVRLMDAIFAGSPSVDCNSGREALQRGAVPVIAAGRPNLINQNYSDYDGKDTYWPHRDFLEKKVAWPTITGRQQFYIDHPWFIEGKEALPTHKEPPLATSKFPLRMYGGHNRWSIHSIWRDVKLLLRLQRGQPAAWMNPLELEKRGIKDGDTIKVYNDNASFECNVKSSPSTAPGEIIVYHAWEPLQFKNWQGNQDVTEAPLKGLHLAGGYTQLHFRVYYGSAHHTPRGAAVEVEKASA encoded by the coding sequence CCCAAGCTGACCGGTCCCAAGCCGGGCATCACCATGCCGCCCCTGGTGCCGGCCAAGAAGGTCAAATACAACGACTACTCCGACATCTGGCGCGAGAAGTGGAAGTGGGACAAGGTGGTGAAGGGTACCCACACTCGCGCCAACTGCGTCGCCGCCTGTTCGTGGGACGTGTATGTGCGCGACGGCATCGCCTGGCGCGAGGAACAGAACACCATTTACGAGCCGCCGCGCCCGGGTATTCCGGATCAGAATCCGCGCGGCTGCCAGAAGGGCGCCTGTTATACCACCCTGCAGTTGTCCGAGACGCGCGTCAAGTATCCGTTGAAGCGCGTCGGTGAGCGCGGCGAGGGCAAGTGGAAGCGCATCACCTGGGATGAGGCGCTGAACGAGATTGCCGACAAGCTGATCGACATCTCGGTCGAGCACGGCACCGAGACCATTTGTTTCGATGACCTGTCGAATACCGGTTATGGTCCCGAGACGGCCGGCGACTTCCGTTTCTCCACCGCTCTTCAGGTGACTCGCCTGGATGGCTGGTCGGGTGTGGGCGACATGCCGCTGGGCGTGATCCAGACCTGGGGCGCGTTCAACTGCGAAGGAACGTCCGACGACTGGTTCCGTTCAGATTACATCGTCATCTGGCTGGGCAACCCGAATTACACCCGCATTCCCGATGCCCACTTCCTGCATGAAGCACGCTATCGCGGTGCCAAGCTGGTGGTGGTCTCGCCCGACCTCAATGCCAGCACGGTGCATGCCGACCGCTGGATCAAGGTCAAGCCGGAAACCGATGCGGCGCTGGGGCTGGCCTGCGCGCAGGTGATGATTGCCGAGGATCTCTACAAGAAGGATTACGTTCTTGAGCAGACCGACTTTCCTTTCCTCGTGCGCAAGGATAACCAGCGCTTTCTGCGCACCAGCGATGTCGTCAAGGGTGGCGTGGATAACGCTTTCTATCTGTGGGATGAAGCCAAGAACGCCATCGTCATGGCGCCGGGTTGCGAAGGCGACGGCAACGGTGGCCGCAGCCTGAAACTCGGCAAACTCAAGCCGGCCCTGTCGGGCACGCGCAGCGTCAAGCTGCTGGATGGCTCGACGGTCGAATGCGTCACCGTTTTCGACATGATTCGCGAGCGTCTGGATACCGAACATACGCCGGAGCAGGCTGCCAAGATTACCGGCCTGCATCCGAATGTGATCCGCACCTTCGCCCGTGAAATGGCGGCTGCGCCCAGCGCGATGATCATTGCCTCCTATGGCGCCTGCAAGCACTATCACAGCGACCTGTTCCAGCGCTCCTTCATCCTGCTGATGAATCTCACCGGCAACCAGGGCAAGCCCGGCGGTGGCATGCGCATCGCGGCCTGGTGGGGAATGGACGGCATGGATGCCATGGCCGACAGCACCGTGCCGATGGAAGATCTGGTCAAGCTGATTCCCAAGGCCATCCGCGGTCTGACGCCGCGTGATTACGAGCAACTGTATACCGAATACAGCGATCGCGAGGGGCATACTCCGACCATGGTCTTCCTCTACGTGCATGGCGGCTACAAGGAGATGTGGGACAAACCGCACCTGCAGGATCCGCATCTGCCGCGCAACCTCAGCTCCTATGTGCGCGAATCCATCGACAAGGGCTGGACGCGGGTGCATCCGCCAGAGGATCGCCAGCCCCGCGCCTATGTCTTTACCGGCGCCAATCCATTGCGTCGCTGGCCGAGTCCGCAGATCGCCCGGGAAAAGCTCTGGCCGAAATTCGAGCTGGTGGTTTCGGCGACCTTCAAGATGAGCTCTTCGACGATGTTCGCCGACTACGTATTGCCGGTGGCGGCTTATTACGAGAAGTACGGCATCAAATACGCGCAGACTTACGTGCCCTACATCATCAGCTCCGACAAGGCGACCGAGCCGCTGGGCGAGTCCAAGTCCGACTGGGAAACCTTTGGTCTGCTGGCGCGTGCCGTGGGCGAGCGTGCCAAGGCGCGCGGCATCACCATGGTGCGCGGTTTGAACGACAAGGAGTTCGATGTCACCAAGATATACGATAAATATACTTCGAACGGCAAATACGACCCGACCGATCCGGAAGATCCGGTACGCTTGATGGATGCAATCTTTGCCGGTAGCCCGAGCGTTGATTGCAACAGCGGCCGCGAGGCGCTGCAGCGCGGCGCGGTACCGGTGATCGCTGCAGGTCGTCCGAACCTGATCAACCAGAACTACAGCGACTACGACGGCAAGGACACCTACTGGCCGCATCGCGATTTTCTCGAAAAGAAAGTGGCCTGGCCGACCATCACCGGACGGCAGCAGTTCTACATCGATCATCCCTGGTTCATCGAGGGCAAGGAAGCGCTGCCCACGCACAAGGAGCCGCCGCTGGCCACCAGCAAGTTCCCGCTGCGCATGTATGGCGGCCACAACCGTTGGTCGATCCATTCGATCTGGCGCGATGTCAAGCTGCTGCTGCGTCTGCAACGCGGCCAGCCGGCGGCCTGGATGAATCCGCTGGAGCTGGAAAAGCGCGGCATCAAGGATGGCGACACCATCAAGGTCTATAACGACAACGCCAGCTTCGAGTGCAACGTCAAGTCCTCGCCATCGACCGCACCCGGTGAAATCATCGTCTACCATGCCTGGGAGCCGCTGCAGTTCAAGAACTGGCAAGGTAACCAGGATGTCACCGAAGCGCCGCTCAAGGGACTGCATCTGGCCGGTGGTTATACCCAGCTGCATTTCCGCGTGTATTACGGCAGTGCCCACCACACCCCGCGCGGCGCGGCCGTCGAAGTGGAAAAGGCCAGCGCCTGA